ttatgttccatttAGAACACTACGGCTCACACCTCCTCTACACAGAAATGTGTCGTGCGGCTGTCGTTTTCTTCAAACATATATACTGTATTGTATATGAATGCCTGCTACTACGCATGGACCCAATTAAGCTAGTCTTAGGTCCCTTGAATAAACAATCTCccgtttttctctatcttttttacGATAAAGAacgattttattaactcaaaatgtacCATGAATtggatacaaagcattatgagcaacacccgacctctgcataattaggatgcacacagccgAACAACAAAAGTCTGACAACCAGAAGAAAACAAAAACCGACAAATTGGCAATTGTAcagtcctatagaccgacactgTGCCTATGTCGAAAGGTGAGATGGACCGATCCGGAGGTTATGCTGccatccatgttgggtaaaaacctccgtagccacctgctccaaccgcgtAGACACCGCCTTGAATAGCGGTCGGACCTCCGCTTGTTGTAGCTTAGACCACGTACGAAGCGGTTTTCTCTATCTGTATCCCAATTAGTTAACTCTAGATTGTCTATCTTTGGTAATCTATAGATTGACAGTACTACAGTAGCTAGGGTGTTAACTCTTTTGTCTATGCTTTGCATGGCAGGTTCCTCCACTCCCAGATGGGCAAATATGTTGGCGTGTTATCCAGTGGTGATGTCGCCCATTTGCATATACTAGCATCTGACCAAGAAGATGACAAGTCTCTGCTGGTTGGTAGTGGCTTCACTGTTGTGGATTTGTCGCAGCATAAGCAATTGCCTGCACATGTATCTTTCAAAGGTGACAACGGCAAGTACCTGGGTGTATGGAGCAACGGCTATCATAATTATGTATGCGTTTCGAAAGATGACATCACAGATCCAAGGGCGTCGCACACACTCACCAACAATGATGATGGATCCATCCGTTTACAATCTGATTTCCAGAGCAAGTTTTGGAGGCGCAGCCCGGACTGGATTTGGGCCGACTCACACGACACCACCAACAACAACCGTGACACCTTGTTCGAGGCGGTGATCATCGGGGATGACTTCGTAGCGCTTCGAAACCTTGGCAATGGCAGCTTCTGTCAGAGGCTAACCGCAGACGGCAAGATTGACTGCCTCAATGCTAGTGCTGATAGCATGGTAGGACGAGCAAGATTCCATCTGGAAGAGCCGGTTATTTCTCGAGAGATCTATGACATTGAGTTCCACCTGGATGAGGCTAAGGTTCAGCTCAAGAAACTCGAGGATGTAAAAACTGCTCATCTTATCAATGACATCCCTACACCCGGCACACAAGACGTAGAATTCAAACTCCAAGAGACCAGGGAGAGTACCTGGAGTTCTAGTGTTTCATTGAAAGTGGCTATCAAGTCAACCATTGACTCTGGGATTCCACTCATAGTGAAAGGGGAAATACAAATTAGTGCTGAATTTCAAGGAGGATATAGCTGGGGAGAAACTATAACGAAAACACGAGAGACCACCATGAAATATCAAGTCATTGTGCCTCCAATGTCCAAGGTCTTGGTGACAGCGATTCAGTCACAAGGTATATGTGATGTCCCATACTCATACAAGCAGAAGGATGTTCTGTTGAATGGACAGGAAATTACTCACCACTTCACAGATGGCATTTATAGGGGTGTTAGTGTGTCTGATACTACAATCACTGTCGAACCCATGCCGTGACTAGTTATCCCTAGTTATTATTGTTAGTTTAGAATACTATAAGAGTTTGGATATGGAAAGGTTCGCCCCGAACAAGGTTTTCCTGCTGTCTCCAAATTCAGTTTGAATTGTTTTGTTTTACTCCGATTTGTAATTGGCTTTATAAGCCCCTCATCAATACAATCAAGCAAGTTGAATCTATTTCCTACCTCATTTTGTCATCTCTTCTCTGTCTCTCCATCAACACAAGGTAATTAAAAGACAAGTTATAGGACCTCGAGATGATGGTCACTTTACTGCGGTGCTGATAAACTAGGTCTTTTTTTTTACATATAAATGACGCCTTTActaactcaaaatgtagcatcaagaggatacaatgCATTATGAGTAACATCcggcctctgcatagttaggatgcacacatcCAAACTTAGACTTCCTAAACttaaaaaaaaactaataaatcGGCATTAGAAAAATCGTATGAAACTCGTCGTGATTTCCAAATTTTCTTATTATTCTCCACTGAGATCTCTGGATGCCTAAGAGCATGGTACACAGAGTCAACTATGAAGGACCAAGAAGTAGTGAGACTCATGCGAAAAATATCCACTCCATGTGTGAGGTTAATCTAATCtaatatggatagaagattttgCCATGATGAGATACGGGTCCAATCAAATCCCTTCACGGGTCCAATCAAATCCCTTCTAAAGTAAATATCTGGCCCGTATGGCCGGTGCATGTGCGTAAGTGTATCATTTTTATTGCATATGCGGTACAAGACTAGATATTGTTCTCGGAGAGTGGCATTGCCTAACCATTTATCCTCACAGAAATATATCTTCGGGCTGTCATTTATCGCAAAGGACCCTGAGCGgaagagatgtttctttgccgccatcAGACTGGCCCAAAAGCATGAATCTCCAGGTTTTCAGTATTCTCGAGACACATCTTTTCGTCCTAAatacttacactagtagaaaaaggacctaatgtgaagctcattagtcccggtttgtggttgaaccggcactaatgtgaacATTAGTGCCGGtcccaacggctaggcgggcgatggtcattagtcccggttcatggcaaacatctagtaccggttcgtgccacgaaccgggactaaagaggtggtggcaggctgtTGTCAGGCTGCGGCCCCACCAacacttttagtcccggttcgtggagatgcacctttagtcccggtttgtataaccaaccgggactaaagatcatCCTATACAAACCCTTCGTCGAGCCCGAGCTCTATGTTCTTCCATTTCCTCTCCTCTctgttttcttcctctcctctcgagCCCATCCTTCATTTTTcacaaaatttgtcaagatttgaaggcaccccatccatccaaatgatcacaaaggttagcaactttgtcctttcacctctcattgctagattagctcttataatgctctataagtatagtgatttgtgggttttagtaatttgggaggaattatatgtggtagtttatttgatttatatgcaatttgagctcaaaataactcttagtttgcatatgtaggtgtggtttacttagtgccttcccgtctccatcctaaccaccgtcgatcacccgcaccgtcccgtcgccggcaccaccttgcggtgagcctcttgttcttatctttttatataaaaaatcatgttatttttgtgatttagatatatagttacttgtataattatcttacttgtatgttgtttgttatacatagtgtcatggtttttatatccgccccgtcggccctcgtccggtttaTAGATTCgcatgtggtatattctcttttataactatttgttgcatttcgtgtttataaAAAGTTATGCCCATCAAGTTGGCATAGATacttttatctaggaggtatgtgaaccggaaattccaaccgaccctattgtcgagaggttaaatttagttcaaaatgaaaacgagtatttgaaagaaaaattgaaaagaattgaggacgagaagatggaattggagttgcatcttGCCGATGtcttcgatgatcacaagatcaagatggagaaaacgCTTGAAgactagaaagattagaaaatatgccattgatagtgaggcttggtatcattatgttgttggatcaattgttaccttagtttccagcttgatcgcatttgttgttgttgcatttaaatgctttagctagagagtttgtatgttgttttatgagaataagtgtgtatggaactttatgtatgaactattggggaacgtagcagaaattaaaaaatttctacgcatcaccaagatcaatctatgaaaattctagcaacaagagagggagaagatgagcatcttcatacctttgaagatcgctaagcggaagcgttacaagaacgcggtcggtggagtcattcacgaagcgattcagatcgcggacgaatccgatctaagcatcgaacaacggtgcctccgcgttcaacacacgtgcagcccggtgacgtctcccgtgccttgatctagcaaggagagagggagaggttggggaagactccgtccagcagcggcacaacggcgtggtggtgatggaggagcgtgacactccagcagggcttcgccaagcactgcaagagacaaggagggagaggggtgGGGCTGCGCCAGGAGAGAGGGAAACTCGTgttcttggcagccccaaaacccccactatatataggggaaggggagagggggccggcccctctagatctcatctagaggggggcggcggccaggagggggagacttgccccccaagcaaggtggaggcacccccctcccctagggttttcaaccctaggcgccttgggcccttggggagggccgcaccagcccactaggggctggttccctcccatattcagcccatcaagtccaccggggcaggtggccccacccggtggacctccggacacctttcggtggtcccggtacaataccgataaccccagaaactattccggtgactgaaactggacttcccatatataaatcttcacctccggaccattccagaactcctcgtgacgtacgggatctcatccgagactccgaacaacattcggtaaccacatacaaacttcctttataaccctagcgtcatcgaaccttaagtgtgtagaccctacgggttcgggaatcatgcagacatgaccgagacacctctcctgccaataaccaatagtgggatctggatacccatgttggctcccacatgttccaccatgatctcatcggatgaaccacgatgtcaaggattcaagcaaccccgtatgcaattccctttgtcaatcggtacgttacttgcccgagattcgatcgtcggtatcccaatacctcgttcaatctcgttaccggcaagtcactttactcgttccttaatgcatgatcatgtgactaactacttagtcacattgagctcattatgatgatgcattattgagtgggcccagagatacctctccatcatacggaatgacaaatcccag
The window above is part of the Triticum aestivum cultivar Chinese Spring chromosome 2A, IWGSC CS RefSeq v2.1, whole genome shotgun sequence genome. Proteins encoded here:
- the LOC123191268 gene encoding uncharacterized protein — translated: MFPLVTAGSPKCVALRSNHDNTYLCSVHDESQGGSIVELSSGGDGGVNNPRCRFYLEASEEHDGHLHVRCCHNNKYWVSQQRVHGDGDGDGDARWVIGTANEPEADLSKPSCTLFKPTPASEEDGSVRFLHSQMGKYVGVLSSGDVAHLHILASDQEDDKSLLVGSGFTVVDLSQHKQLPAHVSFKGDNGKYLGVWSNGYHNYVCVSKDDITDPRASHTLTNNDDGSIRLQSDFQSKFWRRSPDWIWADSHDTTNNNRDTLFEAVIIGDDFVALRNLGNGSFCQRLTADGKIDCLNASADSMVGRARFHLEEPVISREIYDIEFHLDEAKVQLKKLEDVKTAHLINDIPTPGTQDVEFKLQETRESTWSSSVSLKVAIKSTIDSGIPLIVKGEIQISAEFQGGYSWGETITKTRETTMKYQVIVPPMSKVLVTAIQSQGICDVPYSYKQKDVLLNGQEITHHFTDGIYRGVSVSDTTITVEPMP